The Betta splendens chromosome 4, fBetSpl5.4, whole genome shotgun sequence genome contains a region encoding:
- the abca7 gene encoding phospholipid-transporting ATPase ABCA1 isoform X2 yields the protein MGYFRQLFLLLWKNVAYRRRNKIQLIIELLWPLFLFVILISVRHSHPPYKQSQCHFPNKALPSAGTLPWIQGIICNINNPCFHSSTPGETPGQVGNFDNSILSRLLVDVHTILSYSGNRSLLSFQDLMESVQRLGERPGAWPNLPVEDYLRANETFSTFLRTNGSLSPVTVDQLMKAHLNFQVSLAGAQMQLKDLVCNASMLGQFLTVDGGQAVAHDLQTQLCDLPADILREAERLFLTQLDFTKFFTRDRLISNAGDLRLISQAVTSVSQELAVLMDDFSSLSSFAEMSAALRLLSPENRTAMPRESFQAFSRIMCGHPEFGGERIPSLNWYEDNDVKSFLGKNGTEDIDLDHDNHTTPFCKGLIQGLESNPLSRIVWRGIKPLFIGKLLYTPNTPAVQQVMKEVNKTFTDLKLLQELNEAWEEVGPRIKSYMESSVEVQLLRNLLRRPELAVLVNMRLENTTWTASRIARFLSTPSADAPRRPEAPATWLDIYNDISHSIGTISQVTECFSPNKLEGLETEGHLVDRALELLENREFWAGVVFVLPNSLSHNLPPHVTYKIRMDIDDVTRTNKIKDRFWDPGPAADPFNDMRYIWGGFVYIQDLVERAVSRVLTGVKHTTGIYIQQMPYPCYVDDVFLRVLNRSLPLFMTLAWIYTVAMIIKGVVYEKEARLKETMRIMGLGTGSLWLSWFISSIVPFLISAALLIALLKWGDILPYSNPAVVFFFLMAFATATIMQCFLISTFFSKANLAAACGGLIYFSLYLPYVLCVAWRDHLKTRHKIFASFLSPVAFGFGCEYFSQYEEQGVGIQWNNLQSSLVEGDSYNFSTSIGMLYVDAFIYAIAAWYIETVFPGEYGIPRPWYFIFHLNYWARLPLEAGVPIPPAPTEQDEDHIEAEPSNLTLGVSIRNLVKIYKNGAKLAVNHLNLKFYEGQITSFLGHNGAGKTTTISVLTGLFPPTSGTIYIKGLDIRHDMDIIRRNLGVCPQHNVLFDILTVEEHVWFYGCMKGLTEAEVRDELDTLLDDVGLLHKRHEQAKNLSGGMQRKLSVAIAFVGGSKVVVLDEPTAGVDPYSRRGIWDLLLKYRKDRTIILSTHYMDEAELLGDRIAIISQGKLCCCGSPLFLKSQLGTGYYLTVVKREGLETSTPSNTSISTSTSVSTNKLPPLKDSESSMSDDTGLGSEENSSYLVALLSLAQHYIPGARLVEESGREVVINLPQAAAKDSSLAVFLAELDHRLPELGISSYGLSDSTLEEIFLRVAEETGVDAEPDQRARSPSSRQRSAGQREERQNAEEAETEPQETDPLRGDGRGGVPLTGWWLTWQQLRALFIKRWLYAQRSRRGFIAQIVLPAVFVLVALLFSLIVPPFGKYPALQLQPWMYGEQYTFFSNDAPGNPEMENLLEALLDQPGFGTRCMEMDQEDNSTTVCGVERGGLFMRPHVAFSTWEMLNRGNWSKDRPSPECKCSTEEIRRMLPDCPQGAGGLPPPQMKRQTGDILQNLTSYNISDYLVKTYPQILKKSLKTKKWVNEFRYGGFSLGGSATQINDVQETIMTIRTRYRVPQNSSLDRLLNQLPGFLGGLNSPNNVKVWYNNKGWHAMVSFVNIMNNGLLRASLPPGPERRRHGITAYNHPLNLTKEQLTEMAMMTTSVDVLVAICVIFAMSFVPASFVLFLIEERVSKAKHLQFVSGVKPVLYWLTNFTWDMLNYAVPATMVVLIFISFQQQSYVSEKNLPALILLLLLYGWSITPLMYPASFIFTVPSTAYVVLTSINLFIGINGSIATFVLELFVDEHLNEVNRILKKVFLIFPHFCLGRGLIDMAKNQAMADAFQRLGTKPNLEPLQWDVVGKNLFAMAAEGVVFFIFTVLLQYKFFIRFRPWWAEHVMPPLGPEDEDVARERERVKGGEAHSDILTMIDLSKVYKAGRKPAVDRLCLGIPRGECFGLLGVNGAGKTSTFRMLTGDTPITYGEAFLNQYSVLTEMERVHQLMGYCPQFDAICDLLTGREHLELYARLRGVQEASVSKVAQWGVSKLGLTQYAERQAGGYSGGNKRKLSTAISLIGSPPVIFLDEPTTGMDPKAKRFLWNCILSVTKEGRAVVLTSHSMEECEALCTRMAIMVNGRFQCLGSVQHLKNRFGDGYTIILRLADTTCKSKSTPESCPVSSYMKNSFPCIELKERHQNVQQYQLPSHACCLARVFDVLANNYEELGITDFSVSQTTLDQVFVNFAKEQTDDDRLTHVVISNGAAQTNQTAGPTRINPPTIHTQPPVTPPGSSKSPQQDKSSDNKLKEGKSKQAKSTAMTRLPQPEVASLRSRKSSSGSSSSNAGFQGESSKSGGSKRKAESSSKDPSALFIVGSSTQDSAL from the exons ATGGGGTACTTCAGACAACTTTTCCTCTTGCTCTGGAAGAATGTCGCGTATCGCAGGAGGAACAAG ATCCAGCTGATCATCGAGCTCCTTTGgcccctcttcctctttgtcatTCTCATCTCTGTTCGTCATTCCCACCCTCCTTACAAACAGAGCCAAT GCCACTTTCCAAACAAGGCCTTGCCATCAGCTGGAACATTGCCCTGGATTCAGGGTATTATCTGCAACATCAACAACCCGTGCTTCCACAGCTCGACACCTGGGGAGACACCAGGCCAAGTTGGCAACTTCGACAACTCCAT ACTATCTCGCCTGTTGGTGGATGTCCACACTATTCTGTCCTACAGTGGAAACCGGAGCTTATTGAGCTTTCAGGACCTGATGGAAAGTGTACAACGGCTGGGAGAAAGACCTGGAGCCTGGCCAA ACCTGCCAGTGGAGGACTACCTGAGAGCCAATGAGACATTCTCCACATTCCTTCGGACCAATGGCAGTCTGTCTCCTGTGACTGTGGACCAGTTGATGAAAGCCCATCTTAACTTTCAG GTTTCTTTGGCTGGTGCTCAGATGCAGCTGAAGGACCTGGTGTGTAATGCGAGCATGTTAGGACAGTTTCTGACTGTGGACGGAGGTCAGGCAGTTGCACATGATCTTCAGACTCAGCTGTGTGACCTGCCCGCTGACATCCTGCGTGAGGCAGAACGCCTCTTTCTAACTCAGCTGGACTTTACCAAATTCTTTACG AGAGACCGTCTGATCTCTAATGCCGGAGACCTCAGACTCATCAGTCAGGCCGTCACCTCAGTTTCCCAGGAGCTCGCTGTTCTCATGGATGAT TTTTCGTCTCTCTCCAGCTTTGCGGAAATGAGCGCTGCTCTTCGTCTCCTGTCTCCAGAGAATCGCACCGCGATGCCCAGAGAGAGTTTCCAAGCTTTCTCAAGGATCATGTGTGGCCACCCTGAGTTTGGTGGCGAGCGCATCCCATCACTCAACTGGTATGAAGACAATGACGTAAAGTCTTTTTTAGGCAAAAATGGCACAGAGGACATTGACCTGGACCACGACAACCACACCA ctccGTTCTGTAAAGGTTTGATCCAGGGTCTGGAGTCTAACCCTCTGTCTCGCATTGTGTGGCGAGGAATCAAACCTCTGTTCATTGGAAAACTGCTGTACACACCCAACACTCCTGCAGTACAACAAGTCATGAAAGAG GTGAACAAGACCTTCACAGACCTGAAGCTCCTGCAAGAGCTGAATGAAGcctgggaggaggtggggcCAAGGATCAAGAGCTACATGGAGAGCAGCGTGGAGGTCCAGCTGCTGCGG AATTTACTGAGGCGGCCCGAGCTGGCGGTACTGGTCAACATGCGTTTGGAGAACACGACGTGGACAGCATCCCGAATCGCACGTTTCCTGTCCACACCCTCAGCAGACGCTCCTAGGAGGCCTGAAGCTCCTGCTACGTGGCTGGACATCTACAACGACATCAGCCACAGCATTGGCACAATTTCACAAGTCACTGAG TGTTTCTCTCCAAACAAGCTGGAggggctggagactgagggaCATCTGGTTGACAGAGCGTTGGAGCTACTGGAGAACAGGGAGTTCTGGGCAGGTGTCGTTTTTGTGCTGCCCAACTCTTTATCCCACAACCTGCCCCCCCACGTCACCTATAAGATTCGAATGGACATTGATGATGTCACTCGGACCAACAAGATCAAAGACAG GTTTTGGGACCCTGGCCCAGCAGCCGACCCTTTTAATGACATGCGCTACATTTGGGGCGGGTTTGTGTACATCCAGGACCTGGTGGAGAGAGCAGTGAGCCGAGTCCTGACCGGGGTTAAGCATACCACGGGCATCTACATCCAGCAGATGCCCTACCCCTGCTATGTGGACGATGT TTTCCTCCGGGTGCTGAACCGTTCGCTGCCTCTCTTCATGACTCTGGCCTGGATCTACACGGTGGCCATGATCATTAAAGGCGTGGTGTACGAAAAGGAGGCAAGGCTGAAGGAAACCATGAGGATCATGGGTCTTGGCACAGGAAgcctgtggctcagctggttcATTAGCAGCATTGTGCCTTTCCTgatctctgcagctctgcttatTGCTCTGCTCAAG TGGGGTGACATTTTGCCTTACAGCAACCCAGCCGTTGTCTTTTTCTTCCTAATGGCATTTGCCACTGCCACCATCATGCAGTGCTTCCTCATCAGTACATTCTTCTCCAAGGCCAATCTAGCTGCTGCCTGTGGCGGCCTCATATACTTCAGCCTCTACCTGCCCTATGTACTGTGTGTTGCCTGGAGAGACCACctcaaaaccagacacaaaaTATTTGCT AGCTTCCTCTCCCCTGTGGCTTTCGGGTTTGGCTGTGAGTATTTTTCTCAGTACGAGGAGCAAGGGGTGGGCATCCAATGGAACAACCTGCAGTCCAGCCTGGTGGAAGGAGACTCGTACAATTTCTCTACTTCCATAGGCATGCTCTACGTAGACGCCTTCATCTATGCCATTGCAGCTTGGTACATTGAAACTGTGTTCCCTG GTGAGTATGGGATCCCCAGACCCTGGTACTTTATCTTCCACCTGAACTACTGGGCTAGGCTTCCCCTAGAGGCAGGCGTGCCAATCCCACCAGCACCTACAGAACAAGATGAAG ATCACATCGAGGCTGAACCTAGTAACCTGACGTTGGGCGTAAGCATCAGGAACCTGGTGAAAATCTACAAAAATGGAGCCAAACTTGCTGTGAACCACCTCAACCTGAAGTTCTACGAGGGACAGATCACGTCATTCCTCGGCCACAATGGAGCTGGCAAGACCACCACAAT CTCTGTCCTGACTGGTCTGTTCCCACCGACCTCTGGGACCATTTACATCAAGGGGTTGGACATTCGCCATGACATGGACATCATTCGGAGGAACTTAGGAGTTTGTCCTCAACACAACGTTCTATTTGACAT ACTCACTGTGGAGGAGCATGTGTGGTTTTATGGATGCATGAAGGGTCTGACTGAAGCAGAAGTTAGAGATGAGCTGGACACGCTTCTCGATGATGTTGGACTGCTGCACAAGCGGCATGAACAGGCCAAAAATCTCTCTG GTGGGATGCAGAGGAAGCTGTCTGTCGCAATAGCATTTGTTGGAGGTTCTAAAGTGGTCGTTCTGGATGAACCCACTGCTGGTGTTGATCCCTACTCTCGCAGAGGCATCTGGGATTTACTGCTCAAATACCGTAAAG ACCGAACCATCATCTTGTCCACTCACTACATGGATGAGGCAGAGTTGCTAGGTGACCGTATCGCTATCATCTCTCAGGGAAAGCTATGCTGCTGTGGCTCACCACTTTTCCTCAAATCCCAACTTGGCACTGGCTACTACCTCACTGTGGTGAAAAGGGAAGGACTGGAGACCAGCACTCCCAGCAATACCAGTatctccaccagcaccagtgtcAGTACCAACAAGCTGCCTCCTCTCAAG GACAGTGAGTCATCCATGAGTGATGATACAGGGCTGGGAAGTGAGGAGAACAGCTCAT ATCTCGTGGCATTGCTCTCCCTGGCTCAGCATTACATCCCAGGCGCAAGGCTGGTGGAGGAGTCAGGACGCGAGGTCGTGATCAACCTGCCACAGGCGGCTGCCAAAGACAGCAGCCTAGCCGTCTTCCTGGCTGAACTGGATCACAGGCTACCCGAGCTGGGCATTAGTAGCTATGGCCTGTCAGACAGCACACTAGAGGAG ATTTTCTTGAGAGTGGCAGAGGAAACTGGTGTCGACGCGGAACCAGACCAACGGGCTCGATCTCCCAGCAGCCGACAGCGTTCAGCCggtcagagggaggagagacaaaaCGCggaagaagcagagacag AGCCACAGGAGACAGACCCGCTGAGGGGAGACGGCCGGGGTGGCGTCCCTCTGACAGGCTGGTGGCTGACCTGGCAGCAGCTGAGAGCCCTCTTCATCAAACGCTGGCTGTACGCTCAGCGGAGCCGCAGGGGCTTCATCGCACAG ATTGTTctgcctgctgtgtttgtgctggtggCCCTGCTGTTCAGCCTCATCGTACCTCCGTTTGGGAAGTACCCCGCCCTGCAGCTGCAACCCTGGATGTATGGAGAACAATACACTTTCTTCAG CAATGATGCCCCGGGGAACCCTGAAATGGAAAATCTCCTGGAAGCTCTGCTTGATCAGCCAGGTTTTGGTACCAGGTGCATGGAGATGGATCAAGAGGACAACAGCAC GACTGTGTGTGGAGTTGAGCGGGGTGGGCTTTTCATGCGTCCACATGTCGCTTTCTCTACCTGGGAGATGTTAAACAGAGGCAACTGGAGCAAAGACAGACCGTCTCCTGAATGCAAGTGTAGCACAGAGGAAATCCGTCGGATGCTCCCTGACTGCCCACAGGGCGCTGGTGGACTGCCGCCTCCACAG ATGAAGAGACAGACGGGAGACATCCTACAAAATCTGACTAGTTATAACATCTCTGACTACCTGGTGAAGACCTACCCTCAAATCCTTAAGAAAAG CCTCAAAACCAAGAAGTGGGTGAATGAATTCAG ATATGGAGGTTTTTCTCTTGGGGGCAGTGCCACACAGATTAATGATGTCCAAGAAACAATCATGACAATCAGGACTCGTTACCGAGTGCCCCAG AACAGTTCGTTGGATCGTCTTCTAAACCAGCTGCCAGGTTTTCTAGGAGGACTGAACAGTCCAAACAACGTCAAG GTGTGGTATAATAACAAAGGATGGCACGCCATGGTGTCATTTGTCAACATAATGAACAACGGCCTGCTGAGAGCAAGCCTTCCACCGggtccagagaggaggagacacggCATCACTGCCTACAATCACCCCCTCAACCTCACCAAGGAGCAACTCACTGAGATGGCCAT GATGACCACATCAGTGGATGTTTTGGTTGCTATCTGCGTGATCTTTGCCATGTCCTTTGTACCAGCCAGCTTCGTCCTTTTTCTGATTGAAGAGCGAGTCAGCAAAGCCAAACACCTTCAGTTTGTCAGTGGGGTCAAACCGGTCCTTTACTGGCTTACCAACTTCACCTGGGACATG TTAAACTACGCCGTCCCTGCCACCATGGTGGTGCTGATCTTCATCAGTTTCCAGCAGCAGTCGTATGTCTCTGAGAAAAACCTGCCAGCTCTCATCCTGCTCCTGCTACTCTATGG GTGGTCCATAACACCCTTGATGTACCCAGCATCCTTCATCTTCACAGTCCCAAGCACGGCCTATGTAGTCCTTACATCCATCAACCTGTTTATAGGAATCAATGGCAGCATCGCCACCTTCGTCCTGGAACTATTTGTTGATGAG CATCTAAACGAAGTTAACAGAATCCTGAAGAAGGTGTTTCTCATCTTCCCTCATTTCTGTCTGGGACGAGGCCTCATTGACATGGCCAAGAACCAGGCCATGGCTGATGCTTTCCAGCGACTTG GCACAAAGCCAAACCTGGAGCCTCTTCAGTGGGACGTCGTTGGGAAGAACCTATTCGCCATGGCAGCTGAGGGTGTCGTCTTCTTTATCTTCACTGTTCTACTACAGTACAAGTTTTTCATTCGCTTCAG gcCGTGGTGGGCTGAACATGTGATGCCTCCCCTCGGTCCAGAGGATGAAGACGTcgccagagagagggagagggtgaaAGGTGGCGAAGCGCACTCGGACATCCTCACCATGATCGACCTGAGCAAG GTGTATAAAGCAGGCAGGAAGCCAGCGGTGGATCGCCTGTGCCTGGGGATTCCCCGTGGTGAG TGTTTTGGCCTGCTGGGGGTGAACGGTGCAGGAAAGACCTCAACGTTCCGCATGCTGACTGGTGACACTCCGATCACTTATGGAGAAGCTTTCCTCAACCAGTACAG TGTGTTGACAGAGATGGAGCGAGTCCACCAACTGATGGGTTACTGTCCACAGTTTGATGCCATCTGTGACCTGCTGACAGGTCGAGAACATCTAGAGTTGTATGCACGTCTACGGGGGGTTCAAGAAGCCTCGGTCTCTAAG GTGGCGCAGTGGGGCGTGAGTAAGCTTGGGCTGACTCAGTATGCTGAGCGACAGGCTGGAGGCTACAGCGGAGGCAACAAAAGGAAACTCTCCACAGCTATTTCACTCATCGGCTCTCCACCTGTTATATTCCTG GATGAACCCACCACTGGTATGGATCCCAAAGCCAAAAGGTTTTTATGGAACTGCATTCTCAGCGTCACCAAAGAGGGAAGGGCTGTGGTTCTAACCTCCCACAG tATGGAGGAATGTGAGGCTCTCTGCACCAGAATGGCCATTATGGTCAATGGCAGGTTCCAGTGTCTTGGATCTGTACAGCACCTGAAGAACAG GTTTGGTGATGGCTACACCATCATTCTTCGCCTAGCTGACACTACATGTAAATCCAAATCCACGCCTGAGTCGTGTCCCGTCAGCAGCTACATGAAGAACTCTTTCCCGTGTATCGAGCTGAAGGAGCGCCACCAGAACGTGCAGCAGTACCAGTTGCCTTCACACGCCTGCTGTCTGGCCCGTGTCTTTGATGTGCTGGCCAACAACTATGAGGAGCTCGGCATCACTGACTTCTCTGTTTCACAGACCACCCTGGACCAG GTGTTTGTCAACTTTGCAAAAGAACAGACTGATGACGATCGTCTTACACATGTGGTCATCAGCAATGGGGCAGCGCAGACCAACCAGACTGCAGGGCCCACCAGGATTAACCCTCCCACCATCCACACACAGCCACCAGTTACCCCCCCTGGGTCAAGCAAGAGTCCTCAGCAAGACAAATCATCTGACAACAAACTCAAAGAGGGTAAATCAAAACAGGCAAAGTCTACAGCCATGACAAGACTGCCTCAGCCAGAAGTAGCGTCGCTGAGGAGTCGGAAGAGCAGTAGTGGCTCGAGTAGCAGTAATGCTGGTTTTCAGGGAGAATCCAGCAAATCTGGTGGTTCCAAGCGTAAAGCAGAGAGCTCCAGTAAAGATCCTTCTGCACTTTTTATAGtgggcagcagcacacaggacAGTGCACTGTGA